The following coding sequences lie in one Streptomyces sp. NBC_00510 genomic window:
- a CDS encoding IS481 family transposase, producing the protein MSVVEQRYHAVMEVAAGAPVVEVAARYGVSRQSVHAWVRKYEQAGLAGLADRSHRPASCPHRIPSAVEALVCDLRRAHPGWGPRRLVHELERKRITPVPSRATVYRVLVRNGLVEPGIRRRRRSDYRRWERSVAMELWQLDIVGGILLAGGAECKVVTGIDDHSRFVVIAKVVPRATGRAVCLAFGEALQRFGVPEEVLTDNGKQFTARFGSGKPGEVMFDRICRENGIKHRLTKPKSPTTTGKIERFHQTLRRELLDDCDRFTDVAAAQAAIDAWLVDYNTARPHQSLDMQPPVSRFTSTEVTALPVKLPPSLEVTPGEPEVVVPTQRSEPPPESRSWPLAEGEVGAVEVDRVVPRSGNLGLCGQQIWFGPALAGTAVTLRIDVNRLHVLIDGTRHKTLPSKLSGRDLRTLLACGDARPAGPWTQDPGPVTGAAVEVDRTVNPVGYVGLGGDKVNIGWAFAGQRVILRLDGTVMQVLNEHRVLLAALPSPLSATACGRLRGARPAGPPPTVPLPAPQTAERIVSSNGGFVIAGQRVQVGRTWARQVVTAHLDDTVIQVFHGNDLITTVPRTTTKGVVVRKSGEYNKRKIV; encoded by the coding sequence TTGAGCGTGGTCGAGCAGCGGTATCACGCGGTCATGGAGGTGGCCGCCGGCGCCCCGGTGGTCGAGGTTGCGGCGCGTTACGGGGTCTCCCGGCAGTCGGTGCACGCCTGGGTGCGCAAGTACGAACAGGCTGGCCTTGCGGGGTTGGCGGATCGTTCGCACCGCCCGGCGTCGTGTCCGCACCGGATCCCGTCCGCGGTGGAAGCGCTGGTGTGTGACCTGCGGCGGGCGCATCCGGGCTGGGGCCCGCGCCGTCTGGTGCATGAACTGGAACGCAAACGGATCACACCGGTGCCGTCCCGAGCCACGGTCTATCGGGTGCTGGTGCGAAACGGCCTGGTCGAACCCGGGATCAGGAGGCGCCGGAGGTCGGATTACCGCAGGTGGGAACGATCGGTGGCGATGGAGCTGTGGCAGCTGGACATCGTCGGCGGCATCCTGCTGGCCGGCGGGGCGGAGTGCAAGGTGGTCACCGGCATCGATGACCACTCGCGGTTCGTGGTGATCGCGAAAGTTGTGCCGCGGGCTACCGGGCGGGCGGTCTGCCTGGCTTTCGGGGAGGCCCTGCAGCGGTTCGGGGTCCCCGAAGAGGTGCTGACCGACAACGGCAAGCAGTTCACGGCCCGGTTCGGCTCGGGCAAGCCCGGTGAGGTGATGTTCGACCGGATCTGCCGGGAGAACGGGATCAAGCACCGGCTGACCAAACCGAAGTCACCGACGACCACGGGGAAGATCGAACGGTTCCATCAGACCCTGCGGCGGGAACTCCTCGACGACTGTGACCGGTTCACCGATGTTGCCGCCGCCCAGGCGGCGATCGACGCTTGGCTGGTCGACTACAACACTGCCCGTCCGCATCAGTCCCTGGACATGCAGCCACCGGTCAGCCGGTTCACCAGTACGGAAGTCACGGCGCTGCCGGTGAAGCTGCCGCCCAGCCTGGAAGTGACGCCCGGCGAACCGGAGGTGGTGGTGCCGACACAGCGCTCCGAGCCGCCTCCGGAGTCGCGGTCGTGGCCCCTTGCCGAGGGCGAGGTCGGTGCCGTCGAGGTCGACCGGGTCGTGCCCCGGTCGGGAAACCTGGGTCTGTGCGGCCAGCAGATCTGGTTCGGCCCGGCCCTGGCCGGCACCGCGGTGACCCTACGGATCGACGTGAACCGGCTGCACGTCCTGATCGACGGCACCCGGCACAAGACCCTGCCCTCGAAACTGTCCGGCCGGGACCTGCGAACGCTGCTGGCCTGCGGTGATGCCCGGCCCGCCGGTCCATGGACGCAGGATCCGGGCCCGGTCACCGGCGCGGCGGTGGAGGTCGACCGCACCGTGAACCCGGTCGGATACGTCGGCCTGGGCGGCGACAAGGTCAACATCGGCTGGGCGTTCGCCGGACAACGCGTCATCCTCCGGCTCGACGGCACCGTGATGCAGGTCCTGAACGAGCACCGGGTCCTGCTGGCCGCACTGCCCAGTCCCTTGTCGGCCACGGCCTGCGGCCGACTGCGCGGAGCCCGGCCCGCAGGCCCACCACCGACCGTCCCACTGCCGGCACCTCAGACTGCCGAACGGATCGTCTCCAGCAACGGCGGCTTCGTCATCGCAGGCCAACGCGTCCAAGTCGGCCGGACCTGGGCCCGCCAGGTCGTCACCGCCCACCTCGACGACACCGTCATCCAGGTCTTCCACGGCAACGACCTGATCACCACTGTCCCCCGCACCACCACCAAGGGAGTGGTCGTCCGCAAATCCGGGGAGTACAACAAACGAAAAATCGTCTAG